GAGGAGAGTCTAGAATCATGATCGAgtcaaagttactcaaaataaaactactccaggaaaaaacagatacttgaaaaatgaacttaagtacagtaacaaagtaCAGCTACTCAGTTACTGACCACCACTGGTCATGAAACTATATAAGGTAGCCTTATCCATGTTAATATActtgttaatatatttatatttgtttaaaaaaaaattctgaagaaaaagaaaattaaaatggcAGCACCATAAATGTGACTGATGATGATCCCAATCCAATATTTGTAAAATCAGAGACACAACCCTGTTCCTGAAGACACCTCAACCTAACTCATCAGATCATTAGTAGAGCGATCTGTGATGTTAGCTGAGTGTGTCAAATAAGAAAGACCTCAAAATATACAGAAACAGTGCAGAGAAACACAGGcctaatgtataaaataaagtcaataaaacaaagacactgtAAAATACTCACTCAATCTTTCTAGATGCTTTGATCACTGGCAGCAGCCTCAGAAGACATTCTTCTGATGGATAATATTTACTCAGTTTAAACTCATCCAGATCTTCTTCTGAGTTCAACAGCACAAACACCAGAGCCGACCACTGAGCAGCAGACAGAGAGACTCCAGAGAGACGACAGACACCTGTTCTGCTCAGGTATGTTTGTACTTCCTGCTCTAGTGAACgatcattcagttcattcagacagtggaacagattgatggatttctcTGGAGAGGGATTCTCCCTGATCTTCTGTTTGATGTATGCAGCTGTTTCCTGATTGATATCAGAGCTGCTTACTGTCTTTCTCAGGAGGCCTTGTAAGAGAGTCTGATTAGACTCTAGTGAGAGACCGAGAAGGAACCGGAGGAAAAGATCCCAGTGTCCGTTCTCACTCTGTAAGGCCTTGTCCACTTCTCTCTTCAGTAAActgatcattggtgacctgaacTCATTCTTCAGTCCTGTGTTTAGTTCAGAAAAGGACAGCAGCTTGAATAAAGCAGCAAGAAACTCCTGAATactcagatgaacaaagctgaACACCTTCCCCAGCTGCAGTCCaaactcctctctgaagatctgggTACAAACTCCTGAGTACACGGACACTTCTCTGACATCAATGCCGCTCTCtttcaggtcctcctcatagaagATCAGGTTGCCTTTTTCCAGCTGTTCAAAAGCCAGTTTTCCTAGAGACAAAATAGTCTTTCTAGCCTGATCAGGATCGATTTCATATTTCCCATCATACTTCTGTGTCTTCAGTTTGGTCTGAAagatcaggaagtgtgtgaaCATCTGTGTGAGAGTCTTGGGGATCTCTGCACTCTCTGCTTTACCCATCATCCtctccagaacagcggctgaaatccagcagaagactgggatgtgacacatgatgaACAGACTTCTTGATGATCGGATATGTGTGACGATTCTATCAGCCAGACTCGGATCAtttattctcttcctgaaatattcctccttctgagggtcGTTGAATCCTCGTACCTCTGTGACCTGGTGGACACACTCaggagggatctgattggctgctgctggtcgagAGGTGATCCagaggagagcagaaggaagTAGGTTCCCCTTGATGAGGTTGGTCAGCAGCACATCCACTGAAGCTGATTCTGTCACATCAGACAAGCTCCGACTGTTTTGGAAATCTAGACGCAGTcgacactcatccagaccatcaaatatGAACATGACTTTGTAGTCCTCATAATCTGCTGACTTTAATTCTTTGGTTTCTGCGTGAAGGTGGTTTAGAAGATCCACAAGACTGAGATGTTTCTGTATCAAGTTCAGCTccctgaaaggaagtggaaatatgaaatgaacgtcctgattggcttttccttcagtccagtccagaatgaacttctgcacagagactgtttttccaattccagcgaCTCCTTtagtcagcacagttctgatgggtttgtcttgtccaggtgagGGTTTAAATATGTCATTGCAGTTGATTGGTGTCTCCTGTGTCTCTGGTCTCCTGGACactgtctcaatctgtctcacctcatgttcattattgacctctccactgcctccctctgtgatgtagagctctgtgtagatctcattcagaCGTGTTGAGTCTCCATGATTGGACAGTCCTTCACTGAGTCTCTGATATTTATCCTGTAGTCTGGATCTGAGTTTTTGTTGATACACAGGCATCAGTTCTGAGGAAAGgaaataattgttgttattgGCAGAGCaatattttagacatttatttttagGTTTGATATGTTGGATACTAGATTGTGTCGTGACATTCAGGAACATTAGTGACTGAAGACAGAAGGCTGATAATAAAAACACCGGCTATAATCTGCTGATCCAGAGCTCTTACTGGTCTGTAGTGTGTCTGCGAggtctgtctggttcatcttcctCAGGAGGAGCAGTGTGATCTTCAGAAGCCCCTCTCTGACTCTGTTATGACCCTCATCATCATTACGGTCTCTTTCAGAGCATTCTGGGTAATCTGGACTCAGTAGTCTCTTAAAGCTTTTTAACTCCGagatgattttgtgctcaagctCCTGAAATCATAgtaaatattcaaacaataaaccTGCATTcagtcacagagaaggtgaacCAAAGGATCAATACACAAGAGTtaaatcatgaatattaataaacatcactGAATTATATCAGACCTGCTAatgacttccactgtatggagTTTTTTCCATTTCTTAATACTTTTACCCAGAGGGTATTGTGttggatggacacacacacacacacacacacacaaaaccaaccTTAAAAATGGAGTCTAAGTTCTTCTTTGCTGTATGTGATTCCAGTCCTTTATATTTTCGACTGTagttaaacaaataatacaaatacaaataaatggaaTATTTTTGTAAACTTTTAAATACATTACTTATACACATTGgtaaattaatgaatattaataaatataacttaGTCTGTAAACTAAAAATCACCCCAGATCAGCAGATGATTTTCCCAAGCTGAACTTAAGTGGAGGATCCATTGACCGGTCACTCTTgatggacacacagctgggttcaGGAGATTCATTCTGCCATGGACTGAAATATAACAACAATACAAACTTTAAACAGTCTCTGTGGCTAAAAGAGGGGCGGGGTGAGCAGAGCTTATTAGCATTTAAAGTGGCATGCAACAAAATGGCTTGCTCTGAAACAAGTGCGCAGTACTAGTCCTTAAAAGAGAAGACATCGTGTTTCGATCGCCCCCAGGTGACTGGTCCCAGTATAAGTCATAAACCCTGACCTCTTCATGTAATCTAATGCtgagacaaaataaataatttatgttttgttttcaaagaTGATTTTTGTGgtttgatgtagattttttttcatcacaCTGATGTAAGTTAAGTACTTGTTTTTTAAATTAGCTTGGTTTTAATTAAGTGATGCTATAAAAACAGGAGTGTGATGTTACGATTGAGCCGAGACTGACAGCTTCTCTAAGCCCCTtccacactgcgattccggcaaatacacgggtaaagtgttccggcaattgttcccaagtcgctagattttgcactttcacactgccagtgattacccgggaaaTGTTCGTGCTTTCAAACACAACCcataaaggtcccgtaatgacatagccatcagggcgtgacgtgtaatgtacgactcgaaaacgttaggcatgttatactttcactgaagcaagcgaacgatctcggcgtcagcgcggaaagtgaggaactaactgatctctgcttcattacagtttgcacatatttttttgtcgttaatcttccttcaaaacagccgttaaaagagtcgcacgataacgtgcgtcatcactatgacacggcattagatctggcttttgttcacacagcgctcgtcctgggattgaacccggcaatgttgcTAGGTCctcgacccgggttcaatgccggaatcaatcccaggacgtgtttgctttcacacagaaggcgacccggcaatgttccgacaatttgccgggtccgacgtgcagtgtgaaaggggtgtGAGAGAATTGAAGCACAAACTGACTTTTTCTGGATCTTCAGGAAGAGATTGAAGTTGCATTcacctttttttaataaaagcctcCTATACAGCAATCAGCAGACACAAATTGGAGCAGTCAGGCTAATTTAACCCTTTCaagtcgattaacgcgtatacgtctcctgataacccccgaaaataacttaaattacactttcagttttgatcatacagataagagcaatacatcaatcgaatctgaaaaggggtctacttttttgtatacagacataacaaaactttgtgcatttataaaataaagataacgaaaaaggtgtgctgtctgctgccttTGTCAGCGGTGATCttaatttacaaacacgtcattaaaatgaactgtaactcagtgaatacccaacgaagagacatgagatatatctatagaaagcctgacatgtctacttttaaacttaacaagtgctgccgaaaacaaatattctgtgttaaagtaatccacatgaaaacaacgcaatgtccagTTTCTttatgtctcccttcattatcttctaatgtgaccacgcccccgcactGAAGGCGCTATTCAGATTATGATGTTtcactgaagcgtgcggcttgaatattcccacacaacagaagacaacgcagccagactgttcttcaagttttttttttttttttttttactgtttgcttcgcgatgagaggaataagacattattcaccccaaaaagatgtgatgtggattacctcaggatttgagatttggattccctcagaaaaaaagaatgaagcactttattcagtaaagatcataaacatgagtaagtctctttttatttatttatatacttgtactagttttcacataatgtgtaaacattttactagttagactttttccaaagactttttccaaactataattcctgactaaatgtataatcaattgaaacattatgaagtttcaataacaatatacactactataccattcaaaagattgatgtaaataatataaatgtaacaaaataaatgtaactgtaccAAATGTAACAAAGCTgtcctttcaattttttttttccttgtagaaagtcagattgttaaaaggatttctgaaggataatgtgactggAGTTAAGAtgcaaaaaaattcagctttgaaagtcagctttgattgttcctaataaacagTTTAACTGCACtaccaagtggatattaaattatgttgtgggataattaaatatattctaaataaactataaacataaaattatacacatttattttgtcctcactaGGGCTGTCGCTATAGTCGATAAATCagctgcaatatttttttttttctatttttatttaatgtagcaTGTCTTGATGTGATGTGTCAACGCGCCCAGTGAgtccacgcacacacacacacgcacgcacacgtcATTTTCTCCTATCCAAAGCGGTCGGGCAGCTGCGCTCCTGAAGTGTCTATCGTTGCTAAGCATTCATCAGCTGCGATCTCCTTTACAACAAGGAAATTTCATTAATGGATTTCCACCACCGAAAAACCCTTGCTGTAGCTCTGCtacaagatttatttaaaaagaaaagtaaaataaaactctGCAGTGTTTTGGTGGACCTCGTCAAAAACAACAGGTATTTTCACCCCGAAGGAAGCTGATtgagttgttttttttcacatgacCTGGTGCACTTGCGTCATTCTGAAAAgcagagatgtttttaactcgatgcggggCGGACGTGCCTGGAAAAAATGAGCACATTGCgagcgcgtcgcttccattatgagcacacATACCACATATGAAATAACGaatttgagcacaaaaaaaataCGTGATTTGTCAACGGCCCCTTCATCAAGCTCCTTcatcggtcaaaatgtttactttcggttaacaGTTAAACGGGCAATATGAGCATCCCTGGCATATacgcaaaatataaaataacatttttcggactataagtcgcaccaaagtataagttgcatccgtccaaaaatacgtcatgacaaggaaaaacatatacaagtcgcatttatttataaccaagagaaaacattacagtctacagccgcgagagggcgctctatgctttcAGTGGTAgattacaggagcactgagcagcatagagcgccctctcgtcgctgtagacagtaatgttttctcttggttcatttctctatgttcatgtcaaattaattttgataaataagtcacaccggactgtaagtcgcaggaccagctaaactatgaaaaaaaagtgtgacttatagtccggaaaatacggtacacaattaatgcattttaagccacacaaagtcaacatgttggtatttcttgctctgaaacttccataaaataaaagtttattgatctttgaaaaggtgtactGCGTTTTTATGCCATTATTACGGTGGCCGAGacagctcaacacgctgcaacttaagataacacatgcaaattgaaaaaaagatcagcaagtgaagaaaacatcttcatcatttTGAcgacacaagtgttgcaaatcatcacaacaaatgtatataacgaaacgcgctgcaaataatcacaacacatgtatataacgaaacgcactacaaatcctcacaacacttgCATacaacgaaacacgctgcaaatacttcacaacacatgcatatagcgaaacgcgctgcaaatcaccACAACATGCATACAACAAAACACGCTggaaatacttcacaacaca
The window above is part of the Carassius auratus strain Wakin unplaced genomic scaffold, ASM336829v1 scaf_tig00216741, whole genome shotgun sequence genome. Proteins encoded here:
- the LOC113098921 gene encoding NACHT, LRR and PYD domains-containing protein 5-like produces the protein MTVSMVIPSSGALTSGPGPAPPAPAPAAPVSRYTQRNRRRRALETESGVHKRNPWQNESPEPSCVSIKSDRSMDPPLKFSLGKSSADLGRKYKGLESHTAKKNLDSIFKELEHKIISELKSFKRLLSPDYPECSERDRNDDEGHNRVREGLLKITLLLLRKMNQTDLADTLQTKLMPVYQQKLRSRLQDKYQRLSEGLSNHGDSTRLNEIYTELYITEGGSGEVNNEHEVRQIETVSRRPETQETPINCNDIFKPSPGQDKPIRTVLTKGVAGIGKTVSVQKFILDWTEGKANQDVHFIFPLPFRELNLIQKHLSLVDLLNHLHAETKELKSADYEDYKVMFIFDGLDECRLRLDFQNSRSLSDVTESASVDVLLTNLIKGNLLPSALLWITSRPAAANQIPPECVHQVTEVRGFNDPQKEEYFRKRINDPSLADRIVTHIRSSRSLFIMCHIPVFCWISAAVLERMMGKAESAEIPKTLTQMFTHFLIFQTKLKTQKYDGKYEIDPDQARKTILSLGKLAFEQLEKGNLIFYEEDLKESGIDVREVSVYSGVCTQIFREEFGLQLGKVFSFVHLSIQEFLAALFKLLSFSELNTGLKNEFRSPMISLLKREVDKALQSENGHWDLFLRFLLGLSLESNQTLLQGLLRKTVSSSDINQETAAYIKQKIRENPSPEKSINLFHCLNELNDRSLEQEVQTYLSRTGVCRLSGVSLSAAQWSALVFVLLNSEEDLDEFKLSKYYPSEECLLRLLPVIKASRKIDLSGCRITQKGWSALSSALRSNPSHLTELDLSFNKPGDSGVKLLSALLEDPHYKLEKLRLYDCSIGEEGCAALISALRSNSSHLAELDLRLNTPGDSGVKLLSALLEDPHCKLKKLLI